The proteins below come from a single Mercenaria mercenaria strain notata chromosome 3, MADL_Memer_1, whole genome shotgun sequence genomic window:
- the LOC123523391 gene encoding uncharacterized protein LOC123523391: MDQPDQKRSLTKARVSFPPIPPGRTSLSSNSETVMPDRPVSCVQRQTVYGHMPCPPPTENTRRQRPISGLSSSSLCEEIKRQRPGSDQKLTEHTEAMTTARHTCIAAELEGKASRSVSKMEGQKQAIRDEERMKSVSVQQVDNKFAPPPNLSSISSESATNRPPTPLVVDAKAERRRKRKEKKDRETKKMEEARKKEHDKLEPERIFADFSRNRSMFNGNRDTLPAIGRKTAEVNFYMGKLPKIQEHDITGQSLPENNAVDVIKKHEKQVRTTAFLRKISNDYINASAELMEPYNVNGAIDIIEKHEEEVGRRHAMYTGYYTTGSYPTGSNSNTSACKQASARSRCSSGVSRRGAA, encoded by the exons ATGGATCAACCTGACCAGAAAAG GTCATTAACAAAAGCAAGAGTGAGCTTTCCCCCAATTCCACCTGGAAGAACCTCATTATCGTCTAATTCAGAGACGGTGATGCCAGACAGGCCCGTCAGTTGTGTACAGAGACAAACTGTATACGGGCACATGCCATGTCCTCCGCCCACTGAAAATACAAGGCGACAGAGGCCAATCAGTGGTCTATCGTCATCTTCCCTCTGCGAAGAAATCAAACGTCAGAGGCCCGGCAGTGATCAGAAATTGACAGAACACACCGAAG cCATGACAACGGCTCGACACACATGTATAGCGGCTGAACTGGAGGGAAAAGCCAGCAGGTCTGTGTCTAAAATGGAAGGACAAAAGCAGGCTATAAG AGACGAAGAACGCATGAAATCGGTCTCAGTACAACAAGTGGACAACAAATTTGCGCCACCTCCAAACCTGAGCTCCATCTCCTCAGAATCTGCAACCAACCGCCCTCCAACACCTTTAGTGGTTGACGCAAAAGCCGAAAGGAGAAGAAAACGAAAGGAAAAGAAAGACAGAGAAACTAAAAAGATGGAAGAGGCAAGAAAGAAAGAGCATGACAAACTAGAACCTGAGAGAATTTTCGCAGATTTTTCAAGAAACAGGTCAATGTTCAATGGTAACAGAGACACCCTTCCAGCCATCGGAAGAAAAACTGCAGAG GTAAACTTTTACATGGGCAAGTTGCCGAAGATCCAAGAACATGATATTACCGGACAATCTTTGCCAGAAAACAACGCTGTTGACGTCATCAAAAAGCACGAGAAACAAGTCCGCACTACAGCCTTCCTGAGAAAAATTAGCAATGACTACATCAATGCAAGCGCCGAACTGATGGAGCCTTACAACGTGAACGGGGCCATAGACATCATCGAGAAGCATGAAGAAGAAGTTGGCAGACGACACGCCATGTATACCGGATATTACACAACCGGAAGTTATCCAACTGGAAGTAATTCTAACACAAGCGCCTGCAAGCAAGCGTCCGCAAGATCTAGATGCTCCTCCGGAGTGTCTAGGCGGGGCGCAGCTTAA